A DNA window from Thiothrix subterranea contains the following coding sequences:
- a CDS encoding ATP-binding protein → MLDVAAPMDSVAPNRPEFVKPPKSLLSKVGKAIGEYQLIREGDRILLGLSGGKDSLALLHLLNHFQRHAPIKFEFAAVTIDPQADTFDPSPLIPYMESLGIPYHYVREPIVKLAETHMDNDSYCAFCSRMKRGLMYRTAREHGYNVLALAQHLDDLAESFLMSAFHGGKLKTMKAHYRIDAGDLRVIRPLVMVRERQTADFAKAAALPVIVENCPMCFDMPTQRQHMKELLAGEEQQNTNLFKSLLTAMQPLIREGLENT, encoded by the coding sequence ATGCTGGATGTTGCCGCGCCAATGGATAGTGTCGCCCCTAACCGACCGGAATTTGTCAAACCGCCCAAATCCTTGCTGAGCAAAGTCGGCAAAGCCATCGGTGAATACCAGCTCATCCGTGAAGGCGACCGCATCTTGCTGGGGCTATCCGGCGGCAAAGATTCGCTGGCATTGCTGCATTTACTCAACCATTTTCAGCGGCACGCGCCGATCAAGTTTGAATTTGCGGCGGTCACGATTGACCCGCAAGCCGACACGTTTGACCCGTCACCGCTGATTCCGTACATGGAGAGTTTGGGCATTCCCTACCATTACGTGCGCGAACCGATTGTGAAGTTGGCAGAAACGCACATGGACAACGATTCCTACTGTGCGTTTTGTTCACGCATGAAGCGCGGCTTGATGTACCGCACCGCCCGCGAACACGGTTACAACGTGCTGGCACTGGCGCAACATTTGGACGATTTGGCAGAAAGTTTCCTCATGTCAGCTTTCCACGGTGGCAAACTCAAAACCATGAAAGCGCATTACCGCATTGATGCGGGGGATTTGCGTGTCATCCGCCCACTGGTGATGGTGCGCGAACGCCAAACCGCTGATTTTGCCAAAGCCGCCGCGTTGCCGGTGATCGTGGAAAATTGCCCCATGTGTTTCGATATGCCCACCCAACGCCAACACATGAAAGAACTACTCGCAGGCGAGGAACAACAAAACACCAACCTGTTCAAGAGCTTGCTGACCGCGATGCAACCCCTAATACGCGAGGGTTTGGAAAATACGTAG
- a CDS encoding 3-hydroxyacyl-CoA dehydrogenase/enoyl-CoA hydratase family protein, which yields MNIQKVAVIGAGVMGAGIAAHIANAGIPVLLLDLTPPTLDKLLKADPAPLVHPKNARLITPGTIENDLPALAQCDWIIEAIVERLAIKQDLYRKLANVRRADAVVSSNTSSIPLHELVAGLPEDFAAHFIITHFFNPPRYMRLLEIVSSAQTDPDALATITQFCDHKLGKGVVACKDTPGFIANRIGIFWIQTAIQEAIALGLTVEEADAVVGKPMGIPKTGVFGLSDLVGIDLMPHLMRSMNRSLPAGDALLEKATIPPLIQTMIDTGYTGRKGKGGFYRLNRDGGAKIKESIDLQTGEYSISQPAKLDSVKTARDGGLPALIAHPDKGGQYAWRVLSQTLRYAAALVPDIADDICAVNTAMKLGYNWKFGPFELIDQLGAEAFAQRLAADGVSIPPLLEKAREQGFYRQAANATHYLQPDGTYRPLQRPPGVLLLADLKRHAEPLLSNDAASLWDIGDGVACLEFHSKMNSLDPQILEMIEETVAFIPQHHQALVIYNEGSNFSAGANLGLLMFAAKLGGWDEVDNIVRAGQRAYQALKYAPFPVIGAPSGMALGGGCEILLHCDALQAHAETYVGLVETGVGLIPGWGGCKEMLHRWTQFPKRPGGFLPPVLKCFEIISMATVAKSAQAARDYLFLRPHDGITMNRDRLLADAKARALAMIDGYQPPEPPVFHLPGATARIAMEMAVNDFVAQGKATPYDAVVAHALATVLSGGETDITETLSETDMLALEHVQFMQLVRNPETLARVSHLLETGKPLRN from the coding sequence ATGAACATCCAGAAAGTCGCCGTTATCGGGGCGGGTGTCATGGGCGCTGGCATTGCCGCACACATCGCCAACGCCGGTATTCCGGTGCTGCTGCTCGACCTCACCCCCCCCACCCTCGACAAATTGCTGAAAGCCGACCCCGCGCCCTTGGTGCACCCCAAAAATGCCCGATTGATTACCCCCGGCACGATTGAAAACGACTTGCCCGCCCTCGCGCAATGCGATTGGATTATTGAAGCGATTGTCGAACGCCTCGCCATTAAGCAAGATTTATACCGCAAACTGGCAAACGTGCGCCGTGCCGATGCAGTGGTTTCATCCAACACCTCCTCGATTCCGCTGCACGAATTGGTCGCAGGCTTGCCGGAAGATTTCGCCGCGCATTTCATCATCACGCACTTTTTCAATCCGCCGCGCTACATGCGTTTGCTGGAAATCGTCAGCAGTGCGCAAACCGATCCAGACGCACTGGCAACCATCACCCAATTTTGCGACCACAAACTCGGCAAGGGCGTGGTTGCCTGCAAGGATACCCCCGGATTCATCGCCAACCGTATCGGCATTTTCTGGATACAAACCGCGATACAGGAAGCGATTGCACTGGGCTTAACGGTGGAGGAAGCCGATGCTGTGGTTGGTAAACCCATGGGCATTCCCAAAACCGGCGTATTCGGGCTTTCCGATTTAGTTGGTATTGACCTCATGCCGCACCTAATGCGTAGCATGAACCGCAGCCTGCCCGCTGGCGATGCCTTGCTAGAAAAAGCCACTATCCCACCGCTGATTCAAACCATGATCGACACCGGTTATACCGGGCGCAAAGGCAAAGGCGGTTTTTACCGGCTCAATCGTGACGGCGGCGCAAAAATCAAAGAATCCATTGACTTACAAACCGGCGAATACAGTATCTCGCAACCCGCCAAACTCGACAGCGTGAAAACCGCCCGCGACGGCGGCTTACCCGCCTTGATTGCGCACCCCGACAAGGGTGGGCAATATGCATGGCGGGTACTCTCGCAAACCCTGCGTTACGCCGCCGCACTCGTGCCTGACATTGCCGACGATATTTGCGCCGTCAATACCGCGATGAAACTGGGTTACAACTGGAAATTCGGGCCGTTTGAACTGATCGACCAGTTGGGAGCAGAGGCGTTTGCGCAACGGCTGGCAGCGGATGGCGTGAGTATTCCGCCACTGTTGGAAAAAGCGCGGGAACAGGGGTTTTATCGGCAAGCAGCCAATGCAACCCACTACCTCCAACCCGACGGCACCTACCGCCCCTTGCAACGCCCCCCCGGTGTCTTGCTACTCGCTGATCTCAAACGCCATGCCGAACCCTTACTGAGCAACGATGCCGCCAGCCTGTGGGACATTGGCGATGGCGTAGCCTGCTTGGAATTCCACAGCAAAATGAATTCCCTCGACCCGCAAATACTGGAAATGATCGAGGAAACCGTCGCCTTCATCCCGCAACACCACCAAGCACTGGTGATTTACAACGAAGGCAGCAATTTTTCCGCCGGAGCAAACCTCGGTTTGCTCATGTTTGCGGCTAAACTCGGCGGCTGGGATGAAGTCGACAATATCGTGCGTGCCGGACAACGCGCTTACCAAGCCCTCAAATACGCCCCCTTCCCCGTGATTGGCGCACCGTCTGGCATGGCGTTAGGTGGTGGTTGTGAGATCCTGCTGCACTGCGACGCGCTGCAAGCCCACGCCGAAACCTACGTCGGCTTAGTCGAAACCGGCGTGGGGCTGATTCCCGGTTGGGGTGGCTGCAAAGAAATGCTGCACCGTTGGACACAGTTCCCCAAACGCCCCGGCGGATTCCTGCCCCCCGTATTGAAATGCTTTGAAATCATTAGCATGGCAACCGTGGCGAAATCCGCGCAAGCCGCCCGCGATTACCTGTTCCTGCGCCCCCACGATGGCATTACCATGAACCGTGACCGGCTGCTTGCCGATGCCAAAGCCCGTGCGCTGGCAATGATCGACGGCTACCAACCGCCTGAACCACCCGTATTCCACCTACCCGGCGCAACGGCGCGTATCGCCATGGAAATGGCCGTCAACGATTTTGTCGCGCAAGGCAAAGCCACGCCTTACGATGCCGTCGTCGCACACGCCTTAGCCACTGTGCTCAGCGGCGGTGAGACCGACATCACCGAAACGCTGAGCGAAACCGACATGCTGGCATTGGAACACGTACAATTCATGCAACTGGTGCGCAACCCTGAAACCTTGGCGCGAGTCAGTCACTTATTAGAAACGGGCAAACCGTTGCGGAATTAA
- a CDS encoding AMP-binding protein, with protein MEKLWLQSYPKHVPAEIDTHQYRSLVDLFQRSVAQYRDRPAYSNMGKILTYAEVDRLTKQFAAYLIHGAGLKPGDRIAIMMPNLLQYPIALFGALRAGLVVVNTNPLYTNRELEHQLKDSGAKAIVILVNFAHTLESVMDEVGIKTIITTEIGDLLGFPKSLLVNAVVKYVKKMVPAFTLPEAISFNQTLTLGKQYAQRFTDAQPQHEDAAFLQYTGGTTGVAKGAVLTHRNMIANMLQAEAWTTEDLLAGEEIFITALPLYHVFALTANALFALKMGAKNVLITNPRDLPAFIKDLAHEPFTFITGVNTLYNALLNQPDLQKVDFSRLKIALGGGMAVQRSVAERWKALTGVTLLEAYGLTETSPAVAINPVDLTDYNGMIGLPIPSTDISIRDLDGNELGVGEAGELWVRGPQVMQGYWQRPDETAKVMSGDWLRTGDVAVINESGFIKLVDRLKDMVLVSGFNVYPNEVEDVLASHPNVLEAGVIGVKDEHSGEIVKAFVVKKDDSLTREELKAYCRKELSAYKCPKQIVFVESLPKSNVGKILRKELRNL; from the coding sequence ATGGAAAAGTTATGGCTACAAAGCTACCCCAAACACGTTCCGGCAGAGATTGACACCCATCAATACCGTTCGCTGGTGGATCTGTTTCAGCGCAGTGTGGCGCAATACCGCGACCGCCCTGCCTACAGCAATATGGGTAAAATCCTAACGTATGCGGAAGTTGACCGCCTGACCAAACAGTTTGCCGCCTACCTCATCCACGGTGCGGGGCTGAAACCCGGCGACCGCATCGCCATTATGATGCCCAACCTGCTGCAATACCCGATTGCGCTATTCGGGGCATTACGGGCGGGTTTGGTGGTGGTCAATACCAACCCGCTCTACACCAACCGTGAGCTTGAACACCAGTTGAAGGATTCCGGGGCAAAAGCCATTGTGATCCTCGTCAATTTCGCGCATACGCTGGAAAGCGTGATGGATGAGGTTGGCATTAAAACCATCATTACCACCGAAATTGGCGATTTGCTGGGTTTCCCCAAATCGCTGCTGGTGAATGCGGTGGTGAAATACGTGAAAAAAATGGTTCCCGCGTTCACCCTGCCGGAAGCCATTAGCTTCAATCAGACGCTGACACTGGGCAAACAATACGCGCAACGCTTCACCGATGCGCAACCGCAACATGAGGATGCCGCTTTTCTGCAATACACTGGCGGCACAACCGGCGTTGCCAAAGGCGCGGTACTGACCCACCGCAATATGATTGCCAATATGCTGCAAGCGGAAGCATGGACAACGGAAGACCTCCTGGCTGGTGAAGAAATATTCATTACCGCGCTGCCGCTGTACCATGTGTTTGCGCTGACGGCGAATGCCTTGTTTGCGTTGAAAATGGGTGCAAAGAACGTGCTGATTACCAACCCGCGTGACTTGCCTGCTTTCATCAAAGACTTGGCACACGAACCGTTTACCTTCATCACCGGTGTCAACACGCTCTATAACGCGCTGCTGAATCAGCCTGATCTGCAAAAAGTCGATTTTTCACGCCTCAAAATTGCGCTAGGCGGCGGCATGGCAGTGCAAAGATCAGTCGCCGAACGCTGGAAAGCCTTAACCGGCGTGACCTTGCTGGAAGCTTACGGCTTGACCGAAACCTCTCCTGCTGTCGCCATCAATCCCGTAGATTTGACGGATTACAACGGCATGATCGGTTTACCGATTCCGTCTACCGACATTTCCATCCGCGACCTTGATGGCAATGAATTAGGCGTGGGTGAAGCAGGCGAATTGTGGGTACGCGGCCCGCAAGTGATGCAGGGTTACTGGCAACGCCCCGACGAAACCGCCAAGGTCATGTCAGGTGACTGGTTGCGCACGGGTGATGTCGCCGTTATCAATGAAAGCGGCTTTATCAAGCTAGTCGATCGCTTAAAAGACATGGTGTTGGTTTCCGGTTTCAACGTCTACCCCAACGAAGTCGAAGACGTACTGGCAAGCCACCCCAACGTGTTGGAAGCCGGGGTTATCGGGGTAAAAGATGAACATTCCGGTGAAATTGTTAAAGCCTTCGTGGTAAAAAAAGACGACAGTTTGACGCGTGAAGAACTCAAAGCGTATTGCCGTAAAGAACTTTCCGCGTACAAATGCCCGAAGCAAATCGTGTTTGTGGAATCATTACCCAAGAGCAATGTGGGCAAGATTTTGCGGAAAGAGTTGCGGAATTTGTAA
- a CDS encoding thiolase family protein yields the protein MKSVVIAGYARTPFTPAHKGAFAKVRPDDLATAAIRGLLAQTDLDPHAIEDLILGCAFPEGEQGFNMARLVALMAELPLGIGGVTVNRFCGSSMQAIHQAAGAIQMNAGDVFICAGVESMTRIPMTGFNPSPNPALYAKLPAAYISMGQTAENLAKRYGISRAEQETFAVASQQKAAAAQAAGHFNAEIIPVGAVTQDGCIRPDTTAATLTGLKLAFDEHGTVTAGTASPLTDGASATLVCSETFARAHGLPLLARIHSIAISGCAPDIMGIGPVLATQKALQRAGLTLADLDIIELNEAFAAQAIACIRDLGLDESKLNLDGGAIALGHPLGASGARITGKAAALLQREGKQFALATQCIGGGQGIATILEAVS from the coding sequence ATGAAGAGCGTTGTGATTGCCGGGTACGCCCGCACTCCCTTTACCCCCGCCCACAAAGGCGCATTCGCCAAGGTTCGCCCCGACGATTTAGCGACCGCCGCCATTCGTGGTTTATTAGCCCAAACCGACCTAGACCCCCACGCGATTGAAGACCTGATTCTCGGTTGCGCCTTTCCCGAAGGCGAACAAGGCTTCAATATGGCACGGCTAGTCGCGCTGATGGCAGAGTTGCCGCTCGGCATTGGCGGTGTCACCGTCAACCGCTTTTGCGGCTCGTCAATGCAAGCCATTCACCAAGCAGCGGGGGCAATCCAAATGAATGCGGGGGATGTGTTCATCTGTGCCGGGGTCGAATCCATGACTCGCATCCCCATGACCGGCTTCAACCCCTCACCCAATCCTGCCTTGTATGCCAAGCTGCCCGCTGCCTACATCAGCATGGGGCAAACCGCCGAAAACCTTGCCAAACGTTACGGTATTTCCCGCGCAGAACAAGAAACCTTCGCGGTTGCCAGCCAGCAAAAAGCCGCTGCTGCCCAAGCTGCCGGACATTTTAACGCTGAAATCATTCCCGTTGGCGCAGTCACGCAAGACGGCTGCATCCGCCCCGACACCACCGCTGCAACGCTTACCGGTCTGAAACTGGCATTTGATGAACATGGCACGGTAACAGCCGGAACCGCCTCCCCGCTTACCGACGGCGCATCCGCCACACTGGTATGCAGCGAAACCTTCGCCCGTGCACACGGCTTACCTCTGTTAGCACGGATTCACAGCATCGCCATTTCCGGTTGCGCCCCCGATATAATGGGCATCGGCCCGGTGCTTGCCACGCAAAAAGCCCTGCAACGTGCCGGTTTAACGCTTGCCGATCTCGACATTATCGAACTCAACGAAGCCTTTGCCGCACAAGCCATCGCTTGCATCCGCGACCTTGGGCTGGATGAAAGTAAGCTCAACCTCGATGGTGGCGCGATTGCCTTAGGTCATCCCCTCGGTGCAAGCGGCGCACGCATTACCGGCAAAGCCGCTGCCCTGCTGCAACGCGAAGGCAAACAATTTGCGCTTGCCACCCAATGCATCGGCGGCGGGCAAGGCATTGCCACGATTCTGGAGGCAGTGTCATGA
- a CDS encoding ArnT family glycosyltransferase, which translates to MATPKPSNTPYVFFIAIACGVLFSVAMRLMLSFNGGHIDEYDYLFVGKQLLAGEAWGTYFYIFGSNLNWYILGIGESLGGLSGARAVAGLFGLLSLVGMYRFARQLFDSVAVAWLSVVLLAIQATHIFISKFATYDIIALAFFSLSLAPLLRACRQEGRARYLALLAAVVLCGLAVTSKYIVVVYVPLLTLVALWLSPVVGVWFGLGMSVVLGAYVGWHWQDLQGLYRVQIQGTHGVNANYAFILRMETLYLALPLLLWLGALGWQVWRWRAQALRDRTTLILLVLLVLALPLAAYHLHGQNMISLFKHLVYGLFFLVPVMAWLLWQGLQHFQFKPLAQAVAAVLVLGMAWLNHGFLREMETAYPDVRPIITTMATLPLDENVTIASEDPYLMRYLAFGQLPQNHIKELGWIDNNRDGKYEKKDAIEAVWDSKFTYVFLNNLIQPKANQDLRGVMLSRGYEKLVEIPWQTAPVMSSRNSGVLELYKSTRPPRIPTNDDAMFK; encoded by the coding sequence GTGGCAACCCCAAAGCCCAGCAATACGCCTTATGTGTTTTTCATCGCCATTGCGTGCGGTGTGTTGTTTTCTGTCGCCATGCGTTTGATGCTCAGTTTTAACGGCGGGCATATCGACGAATACGATTATTTGTTTGTCGGCAAGCAATTGCTGGCAGGTGAAGCTTGGGGGACGTATTTCTACATTTTTGGCTCGAATTTGAACTGGTACATCCTCGGTATCGGCGAATCTCTCGGCGGGTTAAGCGGGGCGCGAGCCGTGGCTGGCCTGTTTGGGTTATTGTCATTGGTGGGCATGTATCGGTTTGCGCGTCAATTGTTTGATAGCGTGGCGGTGGCTTGGTTGAGTGTGGTGTTATTGGCGATACAGGCAACGCATATTTTCATCAGTAAGTTCGCTACTTACGACATTATTGCCTTGGCGTTTTTCAGCTTGTCGCTTGCCCCCTTATTGCGGGCGTGCCGTCAGGAAGGTCGAGCGCGTTATCTGGCGTTGTTGGCAGCGGTGGTATTGTGTGGGTTGGCTGTCACCAGTAAATACATTGTGGTGGTGTATGTGCCGTTGCTGACTTTGGTGGCGTTGTGGCTATCCCCGGTGGTGGGCGTTTGGTTTGGCTTGGGCATGAGCGTGGTGTTGGGCGCGTATGTTGGGTGGCATTGGCAGGATTTGCAGGGGTTATACCGTGTCCAGATCCAAGGCACGCACGGGGTTAATGCTAATTATGCGTTCATTTTGCGGATGGAAACGTTGTATTTGGCACTGCCCCTGTTGTTGTGGTTGGGGGCATTGGGTTGGCAGGTGTGGCGGTGGCGTGCGCAAGCCTTGCGTGATCGTACCACGCTGATTTTGTTGGTATTACTGGTGTTGGCGTTACCCTTGGCGGCTTACCATTTGCACGGGCAGAATATGATTTCACTGTTTAAGCATCTGGTGTACGGGCTATTTTTCCTCGTACCGGTGATGGCGTGGTTGCTGTGGCAAGGCTTGCAACATTTCCAGTTCAAACCGCTGGCGCAAGCGGTAGCGGCAGTTCTGGTATTGGGGATGGCGTGGCTGAATCATGGATTTTTGCGTGAGATGGAAACCGCTTACCCAGATGTCCGCCCTATCATCACGACAATGGCGACGTTGCCATTGGATGAAAATGTCACCATTGCCAGCGAAGATCCGTATTTAATGCGTTACCTCGCGTTTGGTCAATTGCCGCAGAATCACATTAAAGAATTGGGCTGGATCGACAACAATCGGGATGGCAAATACGAGAAAAAAGATGCGATCGAAGCGGTTTGGGATAGCAAGTTTACCTACGTGTTCCTCAATAACCTGATTCAACCCAAAGCCAATCAGGATCTACGCGGGGTTATGCTCAGCCGGGGTTATGAAAAGCTTGTGGAAATCCCTTGGCAGACTGCGCCGGTGATGAGTAGCCGGAACAGCGGGGTATTAGAGCTGTACAAAAGTACCCGACCGCCACGCATTCCGACCAACGACGATGCGATGTTTAAGTGA
- a CDS encoding RNA-guided endonuclease InsQ/TnpB family protein produces the protein MKTKRAYKFRFYPDEQQEQLLAQTFGCVRYVYNSILRYRTDAYYQSQEKVGYTVANARLTAIKQLPELAFLNEVSSVPLQQCLRNQQTAFKNFFEGRAKYPAFKSKKHRQSAEFTYRAFTFKSGELKLAKCDKPLTIKWSHQLPSDPTTVTVSKDHAGRYFVSCLCEFEPTLLPVTDKKVGIDVGIKDLFVTSDGFKSGNPRHTAKHAAKLAKYQRRLAKKKLGSKNRLKAKRKIARVHAKISDCRLDNLHKLSHRLVNENQVICAENLAVKNMIKNPKLAKHIADASWGEFTRQLEYKSGGHGRTYVEIGRFFPSSKRCSCCGFVKEKLPLDVRSWECPECGATHDRDVNAARNILAVGLAVLAFGDNVSDNGISVSLSSCR, from the coding sequence ATGAAAACTAAACGCGCCTACAAATTCCGGTTCTACCCTGACGAGCAACAAGAACAGTTGCTTGCTCAGACGTTCGGGTGTGTGCGCTACGTTTACAACAGCATCCTGCGTTACCGCACAGATGCGTACTACCAGTCTCAGGAGAAAGTTGGCTACACTGTGGCAAACGCCCGCTTGACTGCCATCAAACAATTGCCTGAACTGGCTTTCCTGAACGAAGTATCCAGCGTTCCGCTGCAACAATGCTTGCGTAACCAGCAGACTGCGTTCAAAAACTTCTTTGAAGGACGGGCGAAATACCCCGCCTTTAAATCCAAGAAGCACCGCCAATCGGCTGAATTCACTTACCGCGCATTCACTTTTAAAAGCGGTGAATTGAAGCTGGCAAAGTGCGACAAGCCGCTGACTATCAAGTGGAGTCATCAACTTCCATCTGACCCCACTACTGTTACCGTTTCCAAAGACCATGCAGGCAGGTACTTTGTGTCTTGCCTGTGTGAGTTTGAGCCCACGTTGCTGCCCGTTACCGATAAGAAGGTTGGCATTGATGTGGGCATCAAGGATTTGTTCGTCACTTCTGACGGTTTCAAGTCCGGCAATCCCCGCCACACCGCAAAACATGCGGCTAAACTTGCGAAGTACCAACGCCGTCTTGCCAAGAAGAAACTCGGTAGCAAGAACCGGCTGAAAGCCAAACGCAAGATTGCCCGTGTTCACGCGAAAATTTCCGATTGCCGGTTGGACAACTTGCACAAGCTGTCCCACAGATTAGTTAACGAGAACCAAGTTATCTGTGCTGAAAACCTCGCTGTGAAGAACATGATTAAGAACCCGAAACTAGCCAAACATATTGCTGATGCAAGTTGGGGTGAGTTCACTCGGCAGCTTGAATACAAGTCTGGCGGGCATGGCAGGACATACGTTGAGATTGGGCGGTTCTTCCCGTCCAGCAAACGCTGTTCCTGTTGTGGGTTCGTGAAAGAAAAACTACCGCTGGACGTGCGGTCGTGGGAATGCCCTGAATGTGGCGCAACCCATGACCGTGACGTAAATGCAGCGCGTAACATTTTAGCCGTCGGACTGGCGGTGTTAGCCTTTGGAGACAATGTGAGTGATAACGGCATTTCGGTGTCTTTGTCCAGTTGTCGATGA
- a CDS encoding GNAT family N-acetyltransferase — protein MNATNNIEFHCNRLETLSPLQLHAIMLARQTVFIDEQRICCADTDLHDLHAWHVTVWHEGKLAAYLRILDPGEKYPEPAIGRVITTHAYRRIGLGKRIMQVAIDHCTRLYPGQAIRISAQAHLETFYTRLGFITLGEQYLEEGVPHYAMLHPAEA, from the coding sequence ATGAACGCAACTAATAATATAGAATTCCACTGCAACCGCCTCGAAACCCTGTCTCCCCTCCAACTCCACGCCATTATGCTGGCGCGACAAACCGTTTTCATCGACGAGCAACGCATCTGCTGCGCCGACACCGACCTCCACGATCTGCACGCTTGGCATGTAACCGTTTGGCACGAAGGCAAGCTCGCCGCCTACCTGCGCATCCTCGACCCCGGCGAAAAATACCCCGAACCCGCCATTGGCAGAGTCATCACCACACACGCATACCGGCGCATAGGTCTTGGCAAACGCATTATGCAAGTCGCCATCGACCACTGCACCCGTCTCTACCCCGGACAAGCCATCCGCATCAGCGCCCAAGCCCACCTCGAAACGTTCTACACCCGCCTCGGCTTTATCACCCTTGGCGAGCAATATTTGGAAGAAGGCGTTCCCCACTACGCCATGCTGCACCCCGCCGAGGCATAA